One Scomber scombrus chromosome 4, fScoSco1.1, whole genome shotgun sequence genomic region harbors:
- the LOC133979777 gene encoding myogenesis-regulating glycosidase-like: protein MYQIVPVAPGEQQMAGGPGGSPLKKKLAHEGRPLVMAGMLGCVLVLAAVVAWCYYSASLRKAQLLETELLDLKKDGFVIRNLAGAVIFTMTFRSDTLDLDSCSKEGNILSCTKSDSGKLNFFIQTVRLKDTVMCYRVRWEELENVHSVEHAMAYNGSHWYGGAELATQHWPIEIQGEEEPRPFITSDVYSNRNAFGGILERYWLSSNATAIKINDSVPFHMGWSEKDRTLRFQARYHESPFRPPEGLQAFPELSYRVCVGSDVTSIHKYMVRRYFPKPIKVPSPEVFERPVWSTWALHKTAVTQEKLLRYAADITKHGFNCSHLELDDRYTADYGEFDFDPQKFPNASGMFDKLREGGFQVSLWTHPFINYDSINFGVAVEKGLFVRELGGELPALVRWWNGIGGILDFTNPEAREWYSSHLRMLKTRYDVISFKFDAGETSYLPRQFSTLVPMSDPSTFTRRYTEMAIPFSERAELRVGYQSQNISCFFRIIDRDSVWGYELGLKSIIPTVLTISILGYQFVLPDMIGGNAYPNRTAGGLDGKSDLPDRELYIRWLELSAFMPAMQFSIPPWAYDNEVVEIAQKFTELHKTLVAPRVLELAGEVLNTGDPIIRPLWWIANDDEAAYKIDSQFLIGDDLMVAPVLEPGKQERDIYLPAGRWKSYKGEHFDKGPMHLTDYPVDLDELAYFIWVH, encoded by the exons ATGTATCAGATTGTTCCGGTGGCTCCTGGGGAGCAGCAAATGGCGGGGGGTCCTGGTGGATCGCCATTAAAGAAGAAGCTAGCTCATGAAGGTCGGCCCCTGGTAATGGCAGGCATGTTGGGTTGTGTGTTGGTACTGGCTGCCGTGGTCGCCTGGTGTTACTATTCAGCGTCTCTCCGTAAAGCCCAGCTGTTGGAGACTGAGTTGCTGGACCTCAAAAAGGATGGCTTTGTCATTCGTAACCTGGCGGGGGCTGTGATCTTCACTATGACCTTCAG GTCCGACACTCTGGATCTGGACTCCTGCTCAAAGGAGGGAAATATTCTGAGCTGCACTAAGTCAGATTCTGGCAAGCTCAACTTCTTTATCCAGACAGTTCGACTAAAGGACACAGTGATGTGTTATCGCGTTCGCTGGGAGGAATTGGAAAATGTACACTCAGTGGAGCACGCTATGGCTTATAATGGCTCTCACTGGTACGGAGGGGCAGAGTTGGCAACACAGCACTGGCCAATCGAGATCCAGGGTGAGGAGGAACCGCGGCCTTTTATCACCAGTGATGTCTACTCTAATCGTAACGCTTTTGGGGGAATCCTGGAGCGTTACTGGCTGTCATCGAATGCGACTGCCATCAAGATAAATGACTCTGTGCCATTTCATATGGGCTGGTCAGAGAAGGACAGGACCCTGAGGTTCCAGGCCCGCTACCATGAGTCTCCATTCAGACCACCAGAGGGACTGCAGGCCTTCCCTGAACTCAGCtatagagtgtgtgtggggtCAGATGTTACTtctatacacaaatacatg GTGCGTAGGTATTTCCCAAAGCCTATCAAAGTCCCATCTCCTGAAGTGTTTGAACGCCCAGTGTGGTCCACCTGGGCTCTCCACAAGACGGCTGTCACTCAGGAGAAGCTGCTGCGCTACGCCGCTGACATCACCAAGCATGGCTTTAACTGCTCCCATCTGGAGCTGGACGACCGCTACACGGCCGACTATGGAGAATTTGACTTTGACCCTCAGAAGTTCCCCAACGCCAGCGGGATGTTTGACAAACTTAGAGAGGGCGGGTTTCAAGTGTCACTCTGGACACATCCCTTTATTAACTATGACTCCATTAATTTTGGCGTTGCCGTGGAGAAAGGACTGTTTGTGAGGGAGCTGGGCGGTGAGCTGCCTGCTCTAGTTCGCTGGTGGAACGGTATTGGAGGAATCTTGGACTTTACCAACCCAGAAGCCCGTGAGTGGTATTCCTCACATCTGCGCATGCTCAAAACCCGCTATGATGTAATCTCCTTTAAGTTTGATGCAGGAGAGACAAGCTACCTGCCACGCCAGTTCAGCACCCTGGTCCCAATGTCTGACCCCTCCACCTTCACCCGCCGCTACACAGAGATGGCTATACCGTTCAGTGAGCGTGCAGAGCTGAGGGTGGGCTACCAGAGTCAGAATATCTCTTGTTTCTTCAGGATCATTGACAGAGACTCTGTGTGGGGCTATGAGCTGGGCCTCAAGTCCATCATCCCGACTGTGCTGACTATTAGCATCCTGGGCTACCAGTTTGTCTTGCCTGATATGATAGGAGGGAATGCGTACCCCAACCGCACAGCAG gtGGTTTAGATGGCAAAAGTGATCTGCCAGACAGAGAGCTGTACATCAGATGGTTGGAGCTGTCGGCTTTCATGCCTGCTATGCAGTTTTCTATACCACCGTGGGCTTACGACAATGAG GTGGTGGAGATAGCACAGAAGTTCACAGAGCTTCATAAGACTCTGGTGGCCCCAAGGGTTCTTGAACTGGCAGGCGAGGTCCTTAATACAGGAGATCCAATCATCAGGCCCCTCTGGTGGATCGCCAATGACGACGAGGCAGCGTATAAGATTGACTCCCAGTTCCTTATCGGGGATGACCTGATGGTGGCTCCGGTGTTGGAGCCAGGAAAGCAGGAGAGGGACATTTACCTGCCCGCAGGACGATGGAAGAGCTACAAGGGGGAACATTTTGATAAAGGCCCCATGCACCTCACTGACTACCCTGTGGATCTAGATGAGCTAGCTTACTTCATATGGGTTCACTGA
- the LOC133979788 gene encoding lymphocyte antigen 6G-like, with amino-acid sequence MQLYGALILFLTLSTASGLKCYTCVTTEPKSCNNTMTCPAGLDRCSSVNVKGLTTKTCLHSIACIGPITCCDKDLCNSAIPTGPSGILLLVSSAIITLFL; translated from the exons ATGCAGCTTTACGGAGCTCTGATCCTGTTTCTGACTCTGTCTACAG cATCTGGATTAAAATGCTACACATGTGTAACCACTGAACCTAAATCCTGCAACAATACCATGACTTGTCCTGCTGGCTTAGACCGCTGTTCATCTGTGAATGTGAAAG GTTTAACCACCAAGACCTGCTTACACAGCATCGCATGTATAGGCCCCATAACTTGCTGTGACAAAGACTTGTGTAATAGTGCCATACCTACTGGTCCCAGTGGCATCCTCCTGCTGGTGTCCTCAGCCATCATCACTCTCTTTCTTTGA